From the genome of Pelagicoccus sp. SDUM812003, one region includes:
- a CDS encoding AraC family transcriptional regulator: protein MKAQIEQIIPSARHSFICRCFSEPRFDHPFHYHPEIELTYITRSSGTRIVGDHVGTFDPGDLCLIGENLPHIYRNTFPTSNGAESEVLHLSRDCVHGFIDTAPELAAFSDMLDQAKLGLSFDDNTAHTARFLLAKIRESDGVQRWIAFLQLVEHLLAAPKPRILASPGFIGSINQNVSQRMHRICQYILEHFDEELTHKDLAKQAHMSPAYFSRQFKKSTRKTYQDFLTNVRLGHVCHLLIETDMPIVEIAFSSGFRNLSNFNRSFHRTYHCSPRDYRERHSNAQEVRVQAR from the coding sequence ATGAAGGCGCAAATCGAGCAAATCATCCCCTCCGCCCGGCATTCGTTCATCTGCCGATGCTTCAGCGAACCGCGCTTCGACCACCCGTTTCACTACCATCCCGAGATCGAACTGACCTACATCACCCGCAGCAGCGGCACCCGCATCGTTGGCGATCACGTCGGCACCTTCGATCCCGGCGATCTCTGCCTGATCGGCGAGAACCTTCCCCACATCTACCGCAACACCTTTCCCACGAGTAACGGCGCCGAATCCGAGGTGCTGCACCTCTCTCGCGACTGCGTGCACGGCTTCATCGACACCGCGCCCGAGCTCGCCGCCTTCTCTGACATGCTCGATCAAGCTAAGCTCGGGCTCTCCTTTGATGACAATACTGCTCATACTGCCCGCTTTCTACTCGCCAAAATTCGCGAATCTGACGGCGTGCAACGCTGGATTGCTTTCCTCCAATTGGTGGAGCACCTCTTGGCTGCTCCTAAGCCCCGAATTCTCGCAAGCCCCGGCTTCATCGGTTCCATCAATCAAAACGTGTCCCAACGTATGCATCGGATTTGCCAGTACATTCTGGAACACTTCGACGAAGAGCTCACCCATAAAGACTTGGCAAAACAAGCTCACATGTCACCAGCTTATTTCAGCCGTCAATTCAAGAAGAGCACTAGAAAAACGTATCAGGATTTTCTCACAAATGTTCGACTGGGTCATGTCTGCCACTTGCTTATCGAAACAGACATGCCGATAGTCGAAATAGCCTTCAGCAGCGGGTTTAGAAACCTGTCGAACTTCAATCGAAGCTTTCACAGAACCTACCATTGCAGTCCTCGGGACTACCGCGAAAGGCACTCCAATGCCCAGGAAGTTAGGGTACAAGCTCGCTAG
- a CDS encoding Ig-like domain-containing protein, translating into MQIVSLKLLSLRRKSGDSLARCSARLGLDLTCRLGAAFAAFAVAWVAMPFGMAVDVTLDFGVRRDVGTSSEFDRSKFMVLHANIAEQGLRGEKEKVEYLLNELDLYLGRDNGSIVWYYNQSRQDPDRAGFVDPGFMMEEGERVRREVYGKELEYWHQFESRADVMIGAQYTPFWPGSFTQPATGEGWGPTTAESTGEYMGRFISEFYREPGEPTSEGQPPPRLVEVMNEPLYHFVDEGEETPLEVFEFHNTVAAEIRKFAPEALIGGYTVAFPYYDIEGFQRWRDRDKLFVDVAGANMDFFSLHFYDFDQHWVQGQGYVGPWNFKGGRVEATLDMLEQYSWLALGEVKPMVISEYGSRDHELEQQEWSRERDWIFLKSFTPLMMAFMDRSDRVLKAIPFMLMKAEWSETVYDWRLMRKANELEGQSGEHYVFTDLVKFFELWSEVKGQRALVKDSDPDVKSDLYIDGYKAFLILSNLAPEPKTVDLQLKGLGSSNLVKVRLKHLHAVEGIATLVDEEHDVAFSAFELGSEASAIIEYTLSEPVEPRVTVQERLYYANDYLREIEANAPIRFQYHGVELSDHGYATIRIGIGREHGKSLRPSVRFNGVDLRAPLNLQGDDQSSRFGFFGLIEVSVPYPLIRQSNEVEIAFPDQGGHVSSATLLVGKADGLVGNQAEAPEVSSVQLIGRDLRIDVSAATPGGVYGVVSAPDIVLPRREWSVDPQRVLMDESGSGFLERSIEQERLFLSFFECPECLPPAGPPESVQITKNRPMTLVGMEEPLSATVEPTNALDREIEWHSKSPEIARVSAAGVVSGVSSGTAQITATAVLGGAFDTTSVVVAEPVAQPGLAFDDVVAYQEGVYKVGYDLDVSCQFFAGKGDSVDASLGGVRFLLREVTSEWAVVSDVVAVDTSAVGVERGVASASLSLEGLAPSSELPEGNFYFLFVNFETSGGESFDAGVSPILVER; encoded by the coding sequence ATGCAAATCGTTTCACTCAAGCTCTTGAGCCTACGTCGCAAGTCCGGCGATTCGCTCGCGCGTTGTTCTGCCCGTCTGGGTCTTGATCTCACGTGCAGGCTTGGCGCGGCGTTCGCGGCGTTCGCGGTGGCATGGGTCGCCATGCCTTTCGGGATGGCGGTTGACGTGACCTTGGACTTTGGGGTTCGGCGGGACGTCGGGACCTCGTCCGAATTCGACCGGTCGAAATTCATGGTGCTGCACGCCAACATAGCGGAGCAGGGGCTCAGGGGGGAAAAGGAGAAGGTCGAATACCTTCTCAACGAGCTGGACCTCTATCTTGGCCGCGACAATGGCTCGATCGTCTGGTACTACAACCAGTCGCGACAAGATCCCGATCGAGCGGGATTCGTCGATCCCGGGTTCATGATGGAGGAGGGCGAGCGCGTTCGGCGAGAAGTCTACGGGAAGGAACTGGAATACTGGCATCAGTTTGAAAGCCGCGCCGATGTCATGATCGGTGCCCAGTACACGCCATTCTGGCCCGGCAGCTTTACGCAACCCGCCACGGGCGAGGGCTGGGGTCCGACAACCGCGGAGAGCACGGGTGAATACATGGGGCGGTTCATTTCGGAATTCTATCGAGAGCCGGGGGAACCGACTAGCGAGGGCCAGCCTCCTCCCCGGCTGGTCGAAGTGATGAACGAGCCACTCTACCACTTCGTCGACGAAGGTGAAGAAACGCCGCTTGAAGTCTTCGAGTTTCATAACACGGTCGCGGCAGAGATTCGTAAATTCGCTCCTGAGGCGCTGATCGGCGGATACACCGTGGCGTTTCCGTACTACGATATCGAAGGCTTTCAGCGTTGGCGCGACCGTGACAAGCTCTTCGTAGACGTAGCGGGAGCGAATATGGATTTTTTTTCGCTACATTTCTACGATTTCGACCAACATTGGGTCCAAGGGCAGGGGTATGTAGGGCCATGGAACTTCAAAGGCGGACGGGTTGAAGCCACCTTGGACATGCTCGAGCAATATTCTTGGCTAGCGCTTGGCGAGGTAAAGCCCATGGTCATTTCCGAGTATGGCAGCCGTGATCACGAGCTTGAGCAGCAGGAATGGTCGCGAGAGCGAGACTGGATATTCCTGAAATCGTTCACGCCGCTGATGATGGCCTTCATGGACCGCAGCGATCGGGTGCTGAAGGCGATCCCATTCATGCTGATGAAGGCGGAGTGGTCGGAAACGGTTTACGATTGGAGGCTGATGCGAAAAGCCAATGAGTTGGAGGGGCAATCTGGAGAGCACTATGTCTTTACGGATCTCGTGAAGTTCTTTGAGCTATGGTCGGAGGTCAAAGGGCAGCGGGCACTGGTCAAAGACAGCGATCCGGATGTGAAGTCCGATCTGTACATTGACGGCTACAAGGCGTTCTTGATTCTTTCCAATCTCGCTCCAGAGCCCAAGACGGTAGATCTTCAGTTGAAGGGTTTGGGCTCCTCGAACCTGGTGAAGGTTCGACTGAAGCATTTGCACGCGGTTGAAGGAATCGCGACGCTCGTTGACGAGGAGCATGACGTCGCATTCAGCGCGTTCGAACTTGGTAGCGAGGCCTCTGCGATCATTGAGTACACGCTTTCTGAACCGGTCGAGCCACGGGTGACAGTGCAGGAGAGGCTGTATTATGCTAATGACTACTTGCGTGAGATTGAGGCAAATGCGCCGATCCGTTTTCAATATCACGGAGTCGAGCTTTCGGACCACGGCTATGCGACGATTCGAATTGGGATCGGTCGGGAACACGGAAAGTCATTGAGACCCTCCGTTCGGTTCAATGGCGTGGATCTGCGCGCGCCTCTAAACTTGCAGGGCGACGACCAATCGTCCCGCTTCGGTTTCTTTGGTCTCATCGAGGTGTCCGTCCCGTATCCCCTGATCCGGCAATCGAACGAAGTCGAAATCGCCTTTCCGGATCAAGGTGGCCACGTGAGTTCGGCGACGTTGCTTGTGGGGAAGGCGGACGGGCTCGTAGGGAATCAGGCGGAAGCGCCGGAAGTTTCTTCGGTGCAGCTAATTGGGCGGGATCTTAGGATTGATGTGAGCGCCGCGACGCCTGGCGGCGTGTATGGCGTGGTGAGCGCTCCGGATATCGTGTTGCCGCGCAGGGAATGGTCAGTCGATCCGCAGCGGGTTTTGATGGACGAGAGCGGATCGGGCTTTTTGGAGCGTTCGATAGAGCAAGAGCGCCTCTTCCTTTCGTTCTTCGAATGCCCCGAATGTTTGCCGCCGGCTGGCCCGCCGGAAAGCGTGCAGATCACGAAGAATCGCCCTATGACGCTTGTCGGCATGGAAGAGCCGCTGTCGGCCACGGTAGAACCGACTAACGCCCTAGATCGAGAGATCGAATGGCATTCGAAATCTCCAGAGATCGCGAGGGTCTCCGCTGCGGGAGTCGTCAGTGGCGTAAGCTCGGGCACTGCGCAGATTACGGCAACGGCTGTTCTGGGCGGAGCGTTCGACACGACTTCGGTCGTGGTTGCCGAGCCGGTTGCGCAACCGGGGTTAGCCTTCGATGACGTGGTTGCGTATCAAGAAGGGGTTTACAAGGTAGGGTATGATTTAGACGTCTCGTGCCAGTTCTTTGCAGGAAAAGGAGATTCGGTTGATGCGTCGCTAGGTGGTGTCCGTTTCCTGTTGCGGGAAGTGACATCAGAATGGGCGGTTGTTTCCGACGTGGTAGCGGTGGATACATCCGCTGTTGGCGTAGAGCGGGGAGTAGCGAGCGCAAGTCTGTCGCTAGAAGGTCTCGCGCCGAGTTCCGAATTGCCGGAAGGAAATTTCTACTTCCTGTTTGTTAATTTCGAAACGAGTGGAGGCGAGTCCTTCGATGCAGGTGTCTCTCCGATCCTTGTGGAGCGCTAG